One part of the Gemmatimonas sp. genome encodes these proteins:
- a CDS encoding amidohydrolase family protein: protein MRLRPLSLCVALLTALPLGAQAPAAPPRGAAARPLPLEATRRFPLDTRDGTWLSIDVSPDGQSLVFDMLGDLYLLPMAGGDAVRLTSGLAFDAQPRFSPDGKTVVFISDRQGADNVHTLDLSTREVKEVTRGRSNVYLSPEYSPDGKYIVASKGGFRGGLPTLWMYHVQGGNGVALYTPPANAAPGSAVQQAGAAFSADGRFVYYTQRTGAWNYNAQFPQYQVWSYDRESGEREPLSSRYGSAVRPTLSPDGKWLVYGSRYENKTGLRLRDLATGDERWLAYPTQRDEMESRAPMDALPGMSFTPDSKELVASYGNRLWRVAVDGSGQREIPFRVQAQVEVGPELAFTYPIADSATFTARQIRDGVPSPDGTQLAFVAMDRLYVMDWPAGTPRRVSTLDVIEAEPAWSPDGKSLAFVTWTEQGGRLYKATLAPGRTTRLVPLSAGLATLRQPVFSPSGTRVVALRTPAQGRRDQTGVTGTSELVWYAASPAATDGALATVIARAAGRSKPHFTADSTRIYLSSNNGLVSLRWDGTDEQRHLRVVGAGGAGAADDDHGHTELTLSELELLRGEEPGLQGPPAQLVLAAPSGDLALAQIGGDFYTVVVPPRGTQATVNVAEPASATFPVRKLTDIGGQFPAWSADGKRVHWSIGNAHVVYDLDAAVARDAAIAAARRDSTIAESARPTAYTPTETRVRVAATRDLPGGTVVLRNAKIVTMRGDEVIARGDLVVRNNRIAAVGASGTVTAPAGATEMDLGGATVIPGFVDTHAHLRAERGTIHETQPWAYLANLAYGVTTTRDPQTATTDVLTYQDMVDAGRIIGPRIYSTGPGVFSTDNIRDQEHARSMMKRYSQYYDTKTIKMYVAGVRQVRQWIITAAREQQLMPTTEGSLDVKLNLSETLDGYPGLEHSMGITPLGGDVTSFMAWAKRAYTPTLLVNYGGPWAENWFYTKENPWADSKLQRFTAYEELALKTRRRMASMPNGGTAGGWFRDEEYVFPELATDATKILRAGGRLGIGSHGQLQGLGYHWELWAMASGGMTNLEALRVATIVGATAIGLQNDLGSIETGKLADLIVLDRDPLADLRNTNSIRYVVKNGRVYDGNTLAELHPTKRNGPEVPNRPIAPSTKAGTGK from the coding sequence GTGCGCCTGCGCCCCCTCTCGCTGTGCGTCGCCCTGCTGACGGCGCTGCCCCTTGGCGCCCAGGCGCCCGCTGCCCCGCCTCGTGGCGCCGCGGCCCGTCCCCTGCCGCTGGAGGCCACGCGACGCTTCCCGCTGGATACGCGCGACGGCACCTGGCTGTCGATCGACGTGAGCCCCGACGGGCAATCGCTCGTCTTCGACATGCTGGGCGACCTGTACCTGCTGCCCATGGCCGGTGGCGATGCCGTGCGCCTCACCAGCGGGCTCGCCTTCGACGCGCAGCCGCGGTTCAGCCCCGACGGCAAGACGGTCGTGTTCATCTCCGACCGGCAGGGCGCGGACAACGTGCACACGCTCGACCTGTCCACGCGCGAGGTGAAGGAGGTCACGCGCGGGCGAAGCAATGTGTACCTCTCGCCGGAGTACTCCCCCGACGGCAAGTACATCGTGGCCAGCAAGGGCGGATTCCGAGGCGGCCTCCCCACCCTGTGGATGTACCATGTGCAGGGGGGCAACGGCGTGGCCCTCTACACGCCACCGGCCAATGCGGCGCCCGGCTCGGCGGTGCAGCAGGCAGGGGCGGCCTTCTCCGCCGACGGGCGTTTCGTGTACTACACACAGCGCACCGGCGCGTGGAACTACAACGCGCAGTTCCCGCAGTATCAGGTCTGGTCGTACGACCGTGAAAGCGGCGAGCGCGAGCCGCTGTCGTCGCGCTACGGGTCGGCGGTGCGCCCCACACTGAGCCCCGATGGCAAATGGCTCGTGTACGGCTCGCGCTACGAGAACAAGACCGGGCTGCGCCTCCGCGACCTGGCCACCGGTGATGAACGCTGGCTGGCGTATCCCACGCAGCGCGACGAGATGGAATCACGGGCACCCATGGACGCGCTCCCCGGCATGAGCTTCACGCCGGACTCCAAGGAACTGGTGGCCAGCTACGGCAATCGTCTCTGGCGGGTGGCGGTGGACGGCAGTGGGCAGCGCGAGATTCCCTTCCGCGTACAGGCGCAGGTCGAGGTGGGTCCCGAACTGGCGTTCACGTATCCCATCGCCGACAGTGCCACCTTTACGGCGCGGCAGATTCGCGACGGGGTGCCAAGCCCCGATGGGACGCAGCTCGCCTTCGTGGCAATGGATCGCCTGTACGTCATGGATTGGCCCGCGGGCACGCCACGCCGCGTGAGCACGCTCGACGTGATCGAGGCCGAACCGGCCTGGTCTCCCGATGGGAAGTCGCTGGCCTTCGTGACCTGGACGGAGCAGGGGGGACGTCTCTACAAGGCCACGCTCGCGCCCGGCCGCACCACCCGGCTCGTGCCGTTGAGTGCCGGCCTGGCCACGCTGCGCCAGCCGGTGTTCTCTCCCAGTGGGACGCGCGTCGTGGCACTGCGCACCCCTGCGCAGGGGCGCCGCGACCAGACGGGGGTAACCGGTACCTCGGAGCTCGTATGGTATGCCGCGTCCCCCGCGGCCACCGATGGCGCGCTCGCCACGGTCATCGCCCGCGCCGCCGGTCGCAGCAAGCCGCACTTCACCGCCGACAGCACCCGCATCTATCTCTCATCGAACAACGGCCTGGTGTCGCTCCGCTGGGACGGCACCGACGAGCAGCGCCACCTGCGCGTGGTGGGGGCTGGCGGCGCCGGTGCGGCCGATGACGACCACGGCCACACCGAGCTCACGCTGTCGGAGTTGGAATTGCTGCGCGGCGAGGAGCCGGGGCTGCAGGGGCCGCCGGCGCAGCTCGTGCTTGCGGCGCCATCGGGGGATCTCGCGCTCGCGCAAATCGGTGGTGACTTCTACACGGTGGTCGTACCGCCGCGCGGCACTCAGGCCACGGTGAATGTGGCGGAACCGGCGAGCGCCACCTTCCCGGTACGAAAGCTCACCGACATCGGCGGCCAGTTTCCCGCCTGGTCGGCCGACGGCAAGCGCGTGCACTGGTCCATTGGCAATGCGCACGTGGTGTACGATCTCGACGCGGCCGTGGCGCGCGACGCCGCGATCGCCGCCGCCCGCCGCGACAGCACGATTGCCGAAAGCGCGCGTCCAACGGCCTACACGCCCACGGAAACGCGAGTGCGCGTGGCCGCCACGCGCGACCTGCCGGGGGGCACGGTGGTGCTGCGCAACGCGAAGATCGTCACGATGCGCGGCGACGAGGTGATCGCCCGCGGTGACCTGGTGGTGCGCAACAACCGCATCGCCGCCGTGGGCGCGTCGGGCACCGTCACCGCGCCCGCCGGCGCGACGGAGATGGACCTGGGCGGGGCTACGGTCATCCCGGGCTTCGTGGATACGCACGCGCACCTGCGCGCCGAGCGTGGCACGATTCACGAAACGCAGCCGTGGGCGTACCTCGCCAACCTCGCGTATGGGGTGACCACCACGCGCGACCCGCAGACGGCCACGACCGATGTGCTCACCTATCAGGACATGGTCGACGCCGGCCGCATCATTGGCCCGCGCATCTACAGTACGGGCCCCGGCGTGTTCAGCACGGACAACATCCGTGACCAGGAGCACGCGCGCAGCATGATGAAGCGCTACAGCCAGTATTACGACACGAAGACCATCAAGATGTACGTGGCGGGGGTGCGGCAGGTGCGGCAGTGGATCATCACCGCCGCGCGCGAGCAGCAGCTCATGCCCACGACCGAGGGCTCGCTCGACGTGAAGCTCAACCTCAGCGAAACGCTGGACGGGTATCCGGGTCTCGAGCACTCCATGGGGATCACGCCGTTGGGCGGTGATGTGACGAGCTTCATGGCCTGGGCGAAGCGCGCCTATACCCCCACCCTGCTGGTGAACTACGGCGGGCCGTGGGCGGAGAACTGGTTCTACACCAAGGAGAACCCGTGGGCCGATTCCAAGCTGCAGCGGTTCACCGCCTATGAGGAGCTGGCGCTGAAAACGCGGCGGCGCATGGCGAGCATGCCCAACGGCGGCACCGCGGGCGGCTGGTTTCGCGACGAGGAGTATGTCTTTCCCGAGCTTGCCACCGACGCCACGAAGATTCTGCGCGCCGGCGGACGTCTGGGCATTGGCAGTCATGGCCAGCTGCAGGGCCTCGGCTACCATTGGGAGCTGTGGGCCATGGCCAGCGGTGGCATGACCAATCTCGAGGCGCTGCGTGTGGCCACCATCGTGGGCGCCACCGCGATCGGCCTGCAGAACGACCTCGGCTCCATCGAAACGGGGAAGCTTGCCGACCTGATCGTGCTCGACCGCGACCCGCTCGCCGACCTGCGCAATACCAACAGCATCCGCTACGTGGTGAAGAACGGCCGGGTCTACGACGGCAATACCCTCGCCGAGCTGCACCCGACCAAGCGCAACGGGCCGGAGGTGCCGAACCGGCCGATCGCGCCGAGCACCAAGGCCGGTACGGGCAAGTAA
- a CDS encoding TonB-dependent receptor codes for MLCSRVWSRALTTCAVVAGLLGTPWGTGAVVEAQGATGTVRGRVTNAAGNAVPNAQVFIAGTQNGGQTGADGGYTITRVTSGTVTVRVRMIGYEPTEKAVAVAAGQTATADFVLKTSPVSLDQVVVTGTAGSARKREVGNSIGQVSTKDLPEVPTNVSNLLAGRVAGVQISGGTGNAGSGSAIRLRGATSLALSNQPLIYVDGVRTRSDEYPRNGIFQGATQRGANAYGSPLNDINPDDIERIEVVKGAAATTLFGTDAAAGVIQIFTKRGSQGAPKWNAQINSGFQRLQQFGTDSVPLLNMDAFVRDGGRLGMQAQVAGGTQNNVKYLFSFGADNSDGVLQLDNERKYQVRANVDFSPFKNMQFSWNTAYNNSLITQTPAGNNAQGITLNAFRQERNYFGNANPDTIKLVYGQQLNSNIDRLLLGTTATWTPIERFSSRLVVGFDRSALENRNVRPYGFPGAALGIIQNQVWQNKIISLDWANNYEMQFGDGMKATFSAGTQYINSLVSDVVAYSENYPAPTNPTVASGSLRNADENRLKNITGGAFTQALFGIKDKYFVTVGARVDGNSAFGEDFGFQTYPKASASWVVSDEGFWSDKFGTLKLRAAYGQAGRAPTAFAAVQTWNPVGWGTAPAVRPLNLGDPNLGPERTTETEIGFDNQIFGGRLSVDFTWFRAVTDDALFFVRNVPSNGFLASSLGNAGKIEKSGIEAAINATLLEKTNLDIKAGLNVSTNQSKVLSLGGAPSFSVGNFGWVIEGQPAPVLRGRLIKNEDVIGAPIDTVFNHTFGPAQPTLILSPSLNITTWKGINISTRGEYQGGAFINEDASFQALSRSVLWPTCTRAYAAIAASQPLTPRETLTCIPRNARQDMFIFPADFFKIRDITVTVPLGKLIPHTASSSFVFSAQNVFRTNFGMPLFDPEMSGNDGFNVGVRYISEHIPAPALFLTSLRISF; via the coding sequence ATGCTCTGTTCACGTGTGTGGAGTCGGGCCCTGACGACATGCGCTGTCGTTGCCGGCCTGCTCGGTACCCCCTGGGGTACCGGGGCGGTCGTAGAGGCTCAGGGGGCCACCGGCACCGTTCGCGGCCGGGTCACCAACGCCGCGGGCAACGCGGTCCCGAACGCGCAGGTGTTCATCGCCGGCACACAAAACGGCGGACAGACCGGCGCCGACGGCGGCTACACCATCACGCGCGTCACCTCAGGTACGGTGACGGTGCGTGTACGCATGATTGGTTACGAGCCGACGGAAAAGGCCGTTGCCGTGGCCGCGGGGCAGACGGCCACCGCCGATTTCGTGCTCAAAACGTCGCCGGTCTCGCTCGATCAGGTTGTCGTGACCGGCACCGCCGGCTCGGCACGCAAGCGTGAGGTGGGCAACTCCATTGGCCAGGTGTCCACCAAGGATCTCCCCGAAGTCCCCACCAACGTGTCCAACCTGCTCGCCGGTCGTGTGGCCGGTGTGCAGATCTCCGGCGGCACGGGCAACGCGGGCAGTGGCAGTGCCATCCGTCTGCGTGGCGCCACATCGCTGGCGCTCAGCAACCAGCCGCTCATCTATGTGGACGGCGTGCGCACCCGCTCCGACGAATATCCGCGCAACGGCATTTTCCAGGGCGCCACGCAGCGCGGCGCGAACGCCTACGGCAGCCCGCTCAACGACATCAACCCCGACGACATCGAGCGCATCGAAGTCGTGAAGGGGGCGGCAGCCACGACGCTCTTCGGCACTGACGCCGCGGCCGGCGTGATCCAGATCTTCACCAAGCGCGGTTCGCAGGGCGCGCCCAAGTGGAATGCCCAGATCAACTCGGGCTTCCAGCGGCTGCAGCAGTTCGGCACCGACTCGGTGCCGCTGCTCAACATGGACGCCTTCGTGCGCGACGGCGGCCGGTTGGGGATGCAGGCCCAGGTGGCCGGCGGCACCCAGAACAACGTGAAGTACCTGTTCTCCTTCGGCGCCGACAACAGCGACGGCGTGCTGCAGCTCGACAACGAGCGCAAGTATCAGGTGCGCGCCAACGTCGACTTCAGCCCGTTCAAGAACATGCAGTTCAGCTGGAATACGGCGTACAACAACTCGCTCATCACGCAGACGCCGGCCGGCAACAACGCGCAGGGCATCACGCTCAATGCCTTCCGGCAGGAGCGCAACTACTTCGGCAACGCCAATCCCGACACGATCAAGCTCGTGTACGGGCAGCAGCTGAACAGCAACATCGATCGCCTGCTGTTGGGCACCACGGCCACCTGGACACCCATCGAGCGCTTCTCGAGCCGCCTCGTGGTGGGCTTCGACCGCTCCGCGCTCGAGAACCGCAACGTGCGCCCGTACGGCTTCCCCGGCGCGGCGCTCGGCATCATCCAGAACCAGGTGTGGCAGAACAAGATCATCAGCCTCGACTGGGCCAACAACTACGAGATGCAGTTCGGCGACGGCATGAAGGCCACGTTCTCTGCCGGTACCCAGTACATCAACTCGCTCGTAAGCGACGTGGTGGCGTATTCGGAGAACTACCCGGCTCCCACCAACCCCACGGTGGCCTCGGGGTCGCTGCGCAACGCCGACGAGAATCGCCTCAAGAACATCACCGGCGGCGCGTTCACGCAGGCGCTCTTCGGCATCAAGGACAAGTACTTCGTGACCGTGGGCGCGCGCGTGGACGGCAATAGCGCCTTCGGTGAAGACTTCGGCTTCCAGACGTACCCCAAGGCCAGTGCCTCGTGGGTCGTCTCGGACGAGGGCTTCTGGTCGGACAAGTTCGGCACCCTCAAGTTGCGCGCGGCGTATGGCCAGGCCGGCCGTGCTCCCACCGCCTTCGCCGCCGTGCAAACGTGGAACCCGGTGGGCTGGGGCACCGCGCCCGCCGTGCGGCCGCTCAACCTTGGTGACCCCAACCTCGGCCCCGAGCGTACCACGGAAACGGAGATCGGGTTCGACAACCAGATCTTCGGCGGCCGCCTCAGCGTGGACTTCACCTGGTTCCGCGCCGTGACCGACGATGCGCTCTTCTTCGTGCGCAACGTGCCCTCCAACGGCTTCCTGGCCAGTTCGCTCGGCAACGCCGGCAAGATCGAGAAGAGCGGCATCGAAGCGGCGATCAACGCCACGCTTCTCGAGAAGACCAACCTCGACATCAAGGCCGGCCTCAACGTCAGCACCAATCAGAGCAAGGTGCTGAGCCTCGGAGGCGCGCCGTCTTTCAGCGTGGGCAACTTCGGGTGGGTCATTGAAGGACAGCCGGCGCCGGTGCTGCGTGGCCGGCTCATCAAGAATGAGGACGTGATCGGCGCCCCCATCGATACGGTGTTCAACCACACCTTCGGTCCGGCGCAGCCCACGCTCATTCTCTCACCGTCGCTCAACATCACCACCTGGAAGGGGATCAACATCTCGACCCGTGGCGAGTATCAGGGCGGCGCCTTCATCAACGAAGATGCGTCGTTCCAGGCGCTGTCGCGGTCGGTGCTGTGGCCGACGTGCACGCGGGCCTACGCGGCCATCGCGGCGAGTCAGCCGCTCACGCCGCGCGAGACGCTCACGTGCATCCCGCGCAATGCGCGCCAGGACATGTTCATCTTTCCCGCGGACTTCTTCAAGATTCGCGACATCACCGTCACGGTGCCGCTGGGCAAGCTGATTCCGCACACGGCCAGCAGCTCGTTCGTGTTCTCCGCGCAGAACGTCTTCCGCACCAATTTCGGCATGCCGCTGTTCGACCCCGAAATGTCGGGCAACGACGGATTCAACGTGGGCGTGCGCTACATCTCCGAGCACATTCCGGCGCCCGCGCTGTTCCTGACCTCCCTGCGCATCTCGTTCTGA